One Cydia pomonella isolate Wapato2018A chromosome 15, ilCydPomo1, whole genome shotgun sequence DNA window includes the following coding sequences:
- the LOC133525821 gene encoding histone-lysine N-methyltransferase SETMAR-like, whose translation MEPRQLRAIMLYEHNLGTSARQTAEKINTAFGQGTIAHSTVSYWFKSFDKGDTSCEDKPRSGRPVVFDEDLLRSHLERHPDATTRDLEKELGYDHSTIIRHLHAMGYHKIMSRWTPHALTDSERAARVTICESLLLQPHRQDFLRSIVTVDESWVHYNNKTRQAYWVLRGERAPTEPKSDRHGRKIMLSVFWDWQGILGTVERKADY comes from the coding sequence ATGGAACCGCGTCAACTACGAGCGATCATGCTTTACGAGCATAATCTAGGGACGAGTGCAAGGCAAACGGCCGAGAAAATTAACACTGCGTTCGGACAAGGCACTATTGCTCATTCCACAGTGAGTTATTGGTTTAAGTCTTTTGATAAGGGGGACACGAGTTGTGAAGACAAACCTCGCTCCGGTCGGCCAGTTGTCTTCGACGAAGACCTTCTACGCTCACATTTGGAAAGACATCCGGATGCGACTACCAGGGACTTGGAGAAGGAACTTGGGTACGACCATTCCACCATAATTCGGCACCTGCATGCAATGGGCTACCACAAAATAATGAGTCGGTGGACACCCCACGCTTTGACAGACAGCGAGCGCGCAGCACGCGTGACCATATGCGAAAGTCTCCTCCTGCAACCACACAGACAAGACTTTCTCAGGTCCATTGTCACCGTCGATGAATCCTGGGTTCACTACAACAACAAAACGCGGCAGGCCTATTGGGTTCTACGCGGAGAAAGGGCGCCAACGGAACCAAAGTCAGATCGTCATGGACGAAAGATAATGTTATCAGTTTTCTGGGACTGGCAGGGCATATTGGGAACTGTTGAACGAAAAGCAGACTATTAA